GCGGCGACGGTCGTCTCCGGCCTGAAGCAGGACGACGAGATCATCCAGAACGAGGTCTTCGGTCCGGTCATCACGGTCCAGTCCTTCGCGGACGAGGCGCAGGCGCTGGCGTGGGCGAACGGTGTGGAGTTCGCGCTCGCGTCTTCGGTGTGGACGAAGGACCACGGGCGTGCGATGCGGATGTCCAAGGCGCTGGACTTCGGCTGTGTGTGGATCAACACGCACATCCCGCTGGTGGCGGAGATGCCGCACGGCGGGTTCAAGAAGTCGGGGTACGGAAAGGACCTGTCGGCGTACGGGTTCGACGACTACACGCGGATCAAGCACGTGATGACGTCGCTCGACGCGTAGTCCTGGCGGACGGGGGGGGGGGGGGGGCTGGTTCCCCCGCCCCGCCCCCGTCCGTAACTGGGGTGCCCGTGCTCATTCCAGCGGTGTGCGGTGCAGCGACAGCAGCAGGCGCCAGGCATGGGATGCCATCGCGGCCGGCGTCGCGTCGATCAGGCCGTGGAGCCAGTCCGCCAGGACGCCCGCGAACGTCGATGCCACCGCCGACGCGATCAGGGCCGCGGCCGGGGCTCCGGCCAGTTCGCGCTCCCTCTGGCTGCGGGCGCGCAGTTCGTGGTGGAGCAGGTCGCCCAGGGGGCCGCTGCCGCCCTCGCGCAGCAGGGTGCGGTAGAGCGGGGTATGCGGGGCGATGCCGGTGAAGAACTCCGTCAGGGCCGGCGGTGGAGCCGCCGGGTCCGGGACGCCGCGCCAGGCGTGCAGCGCCTCCACCGCGTCACGTACGACCTCCGCACACGCGTCGACCGCCAGCGCGTGCAGGTCCGTGTAGTGCAGATAGAACGTCGCCCGCCCCAGACCGGCCCTGCGCACCACCGCCGCGACGCTCACCTCCTCGAGCGGGCGCTCGGCGCACTCCGCCAGCAGGGCCTCGCGCAGCCTGGCCCGGGTGCGTTCCGCCCTCGGGTCGGTCATCCGGCCACCAGTACGGCCGCAAGCGCGAGCGCCCCCGGCAGCGCCTGCGCCACCAGGATGCGGCGGTTCGCCGTGGCGCCGCCGTACAGACCGGCGACGACCACGCAGCTCAGGAAGAAGACCTGCACCCGGTAGCCCGTCGGGTCCGCGGCGATCAGGCCCCAGACCAGGCCCGCGGCCAGGAAGCCGTTGTACAGGCCCTGGTTCGCGGCGAGCGGGGCCGTCACGCGGGCCAACTCCGCGTCGAAGCCGGAGAGTTCGCGGCCCGGCTTGCGCTGCCACAGGAACATCTCCAGAACCAGGATGTAGACGTGCAGCGCGGCCACCAGGGCGACCAGGACGTATGCCGTTGCGTTCATCGTCGACCTCAGGTTAATGGACAGGTGTTCAGTAAGTATAGACACATGTCCATGATCGACAGGGTGTCGCCCGGGACCCGTACTGATCGACGCAGCGTCCATTGCTGCGCGCACATACCGAGCGGCATCCTTCGGACGTGCCCGCGATCCGGATGAACCCCATGTCCCGGCGTTCCCTGCTGCTCGGCCTCGCCGCCGGCGCCACGCTCACCGGCTGCGGGGTGCCCGCGGCGTACGTGCAGCCCGGGGACCGCGCCCGGCGCGACGTCTCGGCGCGCGACAAGAGTCTCGACTTCGCCAACTGGCCGCTCTACATCGACACCGACGACGAGGACACCGCCAAGCGGCCCACCCTCGACTCCTTCACCGAGAGCACCGGGATCTCCGTCCGCTACACCGAGGAGATCAACGACAACGACGAGTTCTTCGGCAAGGTCAGCCCCGCGCTGATGAACCACCAGGAGACCGGCCGGGACCTGATCGTCGTCAGCGACTGGATGGCCGCCCGCTTCGTACGGCTCGGCTGGGTCCAGGAGATGGACCGGACGAAGCAGCCCAACGTCGCCAAGTACCTTGATCCGCAGCTGCGTTCGCCCGCCTTCGACGAGGGGCGGCTGCACAGCGTCCCCTGGCAGTCCGGGATCACCGGCATCGCGTACAACCGCAAGAAGGTCGGCCGGGAGATCGGGCACATCAGCGATCTGTGGGCGGACGATCTGCGCGGCAGGGTCTCCCTCCTCTCCGGGCTCGACGAGTCCTTCGCGCTGCTCATGCAGGGCAACGGCGTCGATGTCACCCGGTGGACCGCCGACGACTTCCACACCGTCTGCGACCAGGTCGAGCGCCTGGTGCAGCGGAAACACATCCGCCGCTTCACCGGCAACGACTACATCAAGGACCTTTCCACCGGAGACGTACTGGCCTGTCAGGCCTACTCCGGCGACGTCATCCAGCTCCAGGCCGACAACCCGGACATCGAGTTCGTCGTGCCGGAGGAGGGCGCGGAGCTGTGGGCGGAGAGCCTGATGATCCCCAACCTCGCCCGCCACAAGCACAACGCCGAGGCGCTCGTCGACCACTACTACCAGCCGGAGGTGGCCGCCGAGCTCGCCGCCTGGGTCAACTACGTCTGCCCGGTGCCGGCCGCGCGTGATGTGCTCGCGGACTCCGGGGACGAGGAGCTGGCCGAGCTCGCCGAGGACCCGCTGATCTTCCCCGACGGGGCGATGCGCAAGCGCCTCGCGATCGCCCGCGACATCACTTCCGAGGAGCGCACGCCCTTCGCGAAGCGGTGGAACTCGATCGTCGGGCTGTAGGGCGAGTCTTTTGGATCTTGTCGGGCCCGGATTCGCCGGGGGGCCGGTAAAGGGCGCGTAAACCCCCGCGTACGCTGCGGATATGAGCGAGCGAAGAGCCCTCTTGCGGCGCATACGTGTGTGGTTGGCCGTCTTCATTGTGTGTCTGGTGCTGAGCGGCCTCACCGCCTTCCCGCTGGTGCATGAACTGCACTGGCTGGAGGACCTGATGAAGGCCTCGGCCTCACCGGTGCCCGAGCACTTCCCGGCTCTGATGGAGTGGATCGAGCGGGTACGGGCGGGCCTCGACGCCACCGACGAGAAGTACCCCTTCGTGCTGTACGGAACGGACTGGCTGGCCTTCGCGCACCTGGTGATCGCGGTCGCCTTCTACGGCCCGTACCGCGATCCCGTACGGAACATCTGGGTCATCGAGTTCGGGATGATCGCCTGCGCCGGGATCATCCCGCTCGCGCTGATCTGCGGTCCGATCCGCGGAATCCCCTTCTGGTGGTCGGTGATCGACATGTCGTTCGGGGTCTTCGGAGTGATCCCCCTCTATGTCGTACGCCGCAAGATCAAGCGGCTGGAGACGCTGACCGCCCAGGCGGAAGGTCCGGTACCGGCCGCCGCAACGGTGTAGGCCCCTCGCGACCGGCGACCGGCGACCGGCGACCGGCGACCGGCGACCGGCGACC
The Streptomyces lunaelactis genome window above contains:
- a CDS encoding TetR/AcrR family transcriptional regulator codes for the protein MTDPRAERTRARLREALLAECAERPLEEVSVAAVVRRAGLGRATFYLHYTDLHALAVDACAEVVRDAVEALHAWRGVPDPAAPPPALTEFFTGIAPHTPLYRTLLREGGSGPLGDLLHHELRARSQRERELAGAPAAALIASAVASTFAGVLADWLHGLIDATPAAMASHAWRLLLSLHRTPLE
- a CDS encoding ABC transporter substrate-binding protein produces the protein MSRRSLLLGLAAGATLTGCGVPAAYVQPGDRARRDVSARDKSLDFANWPLYIDTDDEDTAKRPTLDSFTESTGISVRYTEEINDNDEFFGKVSPALMNHQETGRDLIVVSDWMAARFVRLGWVQEMDRTKQPNVAKYLDPQLRSPAFDEGRLHSVPWQSGITGIAYNRKKVGREIGHISDLWADDLRGRVSLLSGLDESFALLMQGNGVDVTRWTADDFHTVCDQVERLVQRKHIRRFTGNDYIKDLSTGDVLACQAYSGDVIQLQADNPDIEFVVPEEGAELWAESLMIPNLARHKHNAEALVDHYYQPEVAAELAAWVNYVCPVPAARDVLADSGDEELAELAEDPLIFPDGAMRKRLAIARDITSEERTPFAKRWNSIVGL
- a CDS encoding DUF1304 domain-containing protein; the protein is MNATAYVLVALVAALHVYILVLEMFLWQRKPGRELSGFDAELARVTAPLAANQGLYNGFLAAGLVWGLIAADPTGYRVQVFFLSCVVVAGLYGGATANRRILVAQALPGALALAAVLVAG